The DNA segment GGCGGGCAGAATCGGCACGGAGGGCACCTGGGGAGAGTAAGAGCGGCCCAGTCCAACCAGGAAACCGGAGAGGTAGCTCTCCTCGTGGGATTCAAAGCTGACGGCCACGGTCTCCCGGATCCCCAGCATGGTCCGCAGGGCGTCCACGGGTGAATCAGATGTTGACATGGGAATCCTTTCTGCTGCGCCTGCCAGCACGGGAACGGGTGCAGGTGTGGGTGCAGCAACGCGGGCAGAAACCGCCGCCACCACAGGGGCTTTCACCTCAGGCACCTTCTCGGCCACTTTGGTGAGGGAGACCGCGCAGAATTTCAGTTCGGGCTGCAGGGAGATGGGGTCTCTGGCATCGCTGGTCAGGGCGTTGATGCAGAGGTCCTCGCCATACAGGTCGTTCCAGTGGATGGGTGCGAAGACCTGACCGGGTTGCACTTTCTTGCTGACCTTCACAGGGAGTCTTGCTTTGCCCCGTCTGGAGCGCACTTCCAGCGTGTCGCCGTTTTTAACGTTCAGCTGGGCCGCGTCCTCGGGGTGCACCTCGATGAAGGTTTCGGGGTTGAGTTTGTTGAGGGTGGCAATCTTGCCCGTCTTGGTGAGGGTGTGCCACTGGTGGGGCAGCCTTCCGGTGTTCAGCACGAAACGGAAATCCGCATCGGGCAGTTCATGGGGAGGCAGGTAGGGACGGGCCAGAAACCTGGCCTTCCCGGAGTCGGTGGCAAAGACCAGTTCAGGCTGGCTGCCGTCTGGCAGGGTCAGCAAGGTCTGGCTGACCCCGTCGTTGAGGTAACGGATGGGGTTGCGGCGGTCCCCTTCAGGGGCACAGGGCCACTGGATGGGGTTTTCCTGCAGGCGCTCGTAGCTGACGCCCCGCAGGTCATAGCCGGTTCTGGGGTTCCAGGTCTGCTTGATTTCCTCAAAGACCTCGGCGGCACTGCTGTAATTGAAGTGCTCTGCGTACCCCATGGCCCGGGCAATTTCGGTGATGATCTGCCAGTCGGGAAGGGCCTCTCCTGGCGCGTCCACCACCTGTTTCATCAGGGTAACGTTGCGTTCGCTGTTGATCATGGTGCCTTCTGCCTCGGCCCAGAGGGCACCAGGCAGCAGAATGTCTGCGTAACTCCCGGTTTCGGTTTCCAGGAAGGTGTCCTGCACGATGATGAGTTCAGCTTTCTTCAGGCCCAGCAGGGTGTTCTGGCGGTTGGGCATGGTCACCACCGGGTTGCTGCCAATCACCCACAGTGCCTTGATTTTGCCGTCCCGCATGGCTTCAAACATGGGAACCGCGTCCAGACCGGGTCTGGGCTGGATGGTGCCCGCTGGAACCTTCCAGACGTTCTCGATGAAGGCCCGATCATCTGCACTGGCAATCACCCGCTGTCCGGGAAGGGCGTGGGCCATGTAACCCACTTCCCGGCCTCCCATGGCGTTGGGCTGTCCGGTCAGGGAGAAAGGACCGCTTCCGGTGCGGCAGATTTTTCCGGTGGCGAGGTGCAGGTTCACGATGGCATTGGTGTGCCAGGTGCCGTGGGTGCTCTGGTTTAAGCCCATGGTCCAGAAGGTGATGAATTCGCGGGCCTCTCCGATCAGTTTTGCGGTCTGGCGCAGGGCCTGCTCGGGAATCCCTGTGATTTCACTGACTTTTTCAGGGGTGTAGTCCTGCACGAAGGTCTTGAGTTCTGCATAGCCCTCGGTGTACTCCCGGATGAAGGCAGAATCGGTGTGGTGGTTTTCGATCAGCAGGTGCAGCAGGCCGTTCAGGAAAGCCAGATCGGTGCCGGGTTTGATCGCCAGGTAAAAGTCGGCTTTTTCTGCAGTGGCGGTCTTTCTGGGATCAATGACCACCAGTTTGGCCCCACGGGCCTTCACCTGATCCAGCACGCGCAAAAACAAAATCGGGTGACAGTCTGCCATGTTGGAGCCGATCACCACGAAAAGGTCACTGTTTTCAATGTCCTCGTAGGAGCCCGGAGGTGCGTCCGAACCCAGCGACAGCTTGTATCCGGCTGCAGCACTGGACATGCACAGCCGGGAATTGGTTTCCACATTGTTGGTGCGAATGAACCCCTTGGCAAGCTTGCTGGCCAGGTACTGGGCTTCGGTGGAAATCTGGCCGGAGAGGTAGAAGGCAAAAGCGTCTGGTCCGTGGGTGTCAATGATGTGCCGCAGGCGGTCTGCTGTCTGCTGGATGGCGTCCTGCATGGGAACCGGCAGGCGGGTGCCTTCACGGGTGTCGCGCACCAGGGCTTCTTTGAGGCGTCCAGGGTGGGAAAGCACCTGAAAGGAAGTCAGGCCCTTGGTGCAGAGGCGGCCACCGTTGGCAGGGTGGGAGGTGTCCCCCACCACTCTGGTGACGGCCCCATCTTCAACCTGCAAAATCATGCCACACCCCACCCCACAGTAGGGGCAGACGGTTTTGACGGTGTGTGGTGTCTGGGTCATGCCTGTCCTTTGGTCATGCCTGCTGCTGAAGGTGATGCGCGTTCGGCAGCAGGACAACGTTTGAAAGAGGCCGGGGTGAACTGAAGGTCAAGGGGGAATTCAGGCACCCGGGAAGAGGGGTCAGAAGGCAGCGGGGAAAGAAAAGCCAGATGGGACGCCGAAGCGTCCCGCAGGTTTAACAGGTGAGGTTCAGGCCCTGACCCATACTTTTCCGTCTTCCACACGCACTTCATAGGTGGGGATGGTGACGCTGGGGTCATCGAGGTACTCACCGGTCTGGAGGTTGAAGCTGTGCTTCAAGAGGGGGGAAGCGACTTTGTACACGTCCCCTCTGGTTCCGATGATGCCCCTGGACAGCACGTTGGCCCTGGTGAAGGGATCAAAGTTGCTGATGGCGTAGAGCAGGTTCTCTTCCACCCGGAAGATGGCGATCTGTTTGCCGTTCACTTTTGCAGCCACACCAGCGTGCAGCACGATGTCGTTGAGGGTGCAAATCTGGACCCAGGTGGCTTCGCGTGTCAGTGTCTGTGTCATGGTCTGCTCCTTAATCTCCGGAAATCATGGGGAGGAGGTCGGCTTTCTCAAAGTCGAAAGCGGGACGGATCTGGCCGCGTTCTTCGATCATCACCACGTTGTCGTCGCTTTCATCGGTGTTGATGAAGTGGCTGAAGTGTTTCATCTTCTCGGGGTTGCCCAGGGTTTCCTTCCACTCGCAGTGGTAGGTGCCCACATGTTTCTCCATGGCGGCTTCAAGTTCTGCACCGATGCCCAGAGCGTCTTCCACAACCACTTTCTTGAGGTAGTCCATGCCACCTTCAAGTTTTTCCAGCCAGACGCTGGTGCGCTGCAGTCGGTCTGCGGTGCGGATGTAGAACATCAGGAAGCGGTCCAGGTACTTGACCAGGGTGGCTTCGTCAAGGTCTGCGGCCAGCAGGAGGGCGTGCTTGGGTTTCATGCCGCCGTTTCCGGCCACGTACAGGTTCCAGCCTTTTTCGGTGGCGATGATCCCGAAGTCCTTGCCCTGCGCTTCTGCACATTCGCGGGTGCATCCAGAGACGCCGCCTTTGAGTTTGTGGGGGGAACGCAGGCCCTTGTAACGCTCCTCAAGTTTGATGCCCAGGGTGGTGGAGTCCTGCACCCCGTAACGGCACCAGGTTTCCCCGACGCAGGTTTTCACGGTTCTGAGGGACTTGCCGTAAGCGTGACCGGACTCGAAGCCAGCAGCAATCAGATCGGCCCAGATTTCGGGCAGGTGTTCCTGGCGGGCACCGAGCAAATCGATGCGCTGTCCACCGGTGATTTTGCAGTACAGGTTGTACTTCCTGGCCACTTCGCCAAGCACAATCAGTTTCTCGGGGGTGATTTCGCCACCGGCCACACGGGGAACCACGCTGTAGGTGCCGTCTTTCTGCATGTTGGCCAGAAAACGGTCGTTGGTGTCCTGCAGCGGAGCATGCTCCTGCTTGAGGATGTACTCGTTGTACAGCGAGGCCAGGATGCTGGCGACGGCGGGTTTGCAGATTTCGCAGCCCATGCCGTGTCCGTGCTTCTCCAGCACTTCCCCGAAGGTGCGGTACTCCTTGATGCGGATCACATCAAACAGTTCCTGCCTGGAGTAATCGAAGTGCTCGCAGATGTTGTTGTTGACTTCCTGACCCAGCAGCAGCAGTTGTTCTTTGAGGATGTCGGTGACCATGGGGACGCATCCGCCACATCCGGTGCCCGCTCTGGTGCACTTCTTGATGCTGGGGATGTCCTGGGCTCCGCCCACCACGGCTTCGCAGATGCTGCCCTTGGAGACGTTTTCGCAGGAGCAGACCGTGGCGGTCATGGGCAGGGTGGCCTTGACCTGGGTGCCGCCTCCAGCAGGAGCGGGAACCAGCAGGTGCTCGGGACCACCTGGAATGTCCATGGCGTTGGAGAACAGGCTGTGCAGGTTACTGTAATCGGAGCAGTCCCCGACCAGCACGCCGCCCAGCACTTTTTTGCCGTCTGCAGAGAGCACCAGTTTCTTGTAGGTGCCCTTGAGGGGGTCGGTGAAGAACATCTCTTCAGAACCGGAGGTCTGAGCAAAAGCATCCCCAAAGGAGCCCACATCCACACCCAGCAGTTTCAGCTTGGTGCTCATGTCTGCACCGGTGAACTCGCTGCTTCCTCCGGTCAACTGGTCTGCAACCACACGGGCCATGGTGTAGCCGGGGGCCACAAGGCCGTAAATTCTGCCTTTATATAGTGCGCACTCACCGATGGCGTACACGCTGGGATCGCTGGTCTGGCACGCTTCATTGATGGTGATGCCGCCGCGTTCTCCAACCTCCAGGCCACTGGCGCGGGCCAGTTCATCTCTGGGGCGGATCCCGGCGCTGAAAATCACCATCTGGGCTTCAATGCTCTTGCCGTCTGCGAAGGTCAGACCCTTCACCTTGTTGCCGTCCAGATCGATGCTCTGGGTGGCGGTGCTGGTGTGCACGGCGATGCCCATGTTCTCGATTTTCTTCTTCAGAAGCTTGCCGCCCTGCTCATCCACCTGAACGGGCATCAGGCGGGGGGCAAATTCCACCACGTGGGTTTTGATGCCCAGGGCTTTCAGTGCGCCTGCAGCTTCCAGACCCAGCAGACCCCCACCAATGACCACACCTTCTTTAGAGGTCTGGGCGTAAGCGTGAATGGCGTCCAGGTCTTCAATGGTGCGGTAAACGAAGCAGCCCTCGGCATCCTTGCCCTGGATGGGTGGAACAAATGGGTAAGAGCCGGTTGCGAGGACCAGGGTGTCGTATTTCAGTGCACGGGTGGCGGTGTGCACGGTCTTTTGTTCACGGTCGATGTGGGTGGCTTTTTCCATCACCACACGGATGCCCCAGGCCTGGTAGTCCTCAATGCGCCCCATGGCGAGGTCTGGTCTGGGTTGATCAAAGTAGCTGGTGAGGTGGACGCGGTCATAGGCGAGGCGGGGTTCCTCGCACAGGACCGTCACCTCCATGTTGTGTGTCTTGTTTTGCAGTGCTTCCAAAAATTTGTGTCCGACCATTCCGTTGCCGATGACCAGAAGGCGGTGGGTGTTTTGTGTTGACATGGGCTTCACTCCTTTGCAGCTTGTTCCGCTTTTGCGGTACGTCCGGGGGGCTTCCGTCCTGCTTGTGAATCATTTTCGGCGAAAAATACACCAGTTGTCAACAACAAACTGAACAGTATGCAGATTTTTCAGGAAAAACGTCTAGTTCTGTCCTGTATCCGTGCAAGTTGTGCAAAAAATTTTGAACACCTTGCAGATTTGCTATTGACAAACCCCTGAGAGGTTCCGCATAGTGACTGCATCCCTGCGGGGAACTGCATTGACCCGCCCACACAGGTTCTTCCCAGACCTGATCCTTCCCGCCCTTCTGCCCCCCTCGCCCAAGTGACGCCCCTCTGACGACTTCCCCTGACCAAGGAGACACCATGACCAGAATCAACCGTCGTCAATTCATCAAAGCGGCCACCGTCACGGCCGCCAGTGCAGTTCCTGCTGTGAACTTTGTGAAAGCCCAGAGCAAGAAAATCCAGCTTGGTTTCATTGCCCTCACGGACTGCGCCAGTCTGGTCATGGCCAAGGAACTCGGATACTTCGAGAAATACGGCGTGGATGTCGACATTGTGAAGATGGCCTCCTGGGCCGCCACCCGCGACGCCCTGCTGACCGGAGACATTCAGGGAGCGCACTGCCTCTTCGGGATGCCCTTCAGCGTGTACAACGGCATCGGTGGACCTGCAGGTAAAGAGCTGCCCATCGCCATGATGCTCAACAACAACGGGCAGGCCATCACCCTGGAGAGCGGATTCAAAGGGGTGGGCACCGACCTCAAGAAAGTCAAAGACCGGGTGGACGGCCTGATCAAGAGTGGCAAGGCCCCCACCTTCGCCATGACTTTCCCCGGAGGCACCCACGACATCTGGCTGCGTTACTGGCTGGCCGCCACAGAAATCGACCAGAGCAAAGTTGGGATCATCACCATTCCCCCACCGCAAATGGTTGCCAACATGAAAGTCGGCAACATGGACGGTTTCTGCGTTGGTGAACCCTGGGGCGGTGTGGCTGCACAGCAGGG comes from the Deinococcus roseus genome and includes:
- the nirD gene encoding nitrite reductase small subunit NirD encodes the protein MTQTLTREATWVQICTLNDIVLHAGVAAKVNGKQIAIFRVEENLLYAISNFDPFTRANVLSRGIIGTRGDVYKVASPLLKHSFNLQTGEYLDDPSVTIPTYEVRVEDGKVWVRA
- the nirB gene encoding nitrite reductase large subunit NirB produces the protein MSTQNTHRLLVIGNGMVGHKFLEALQNKTHNMEVTVLCEEPRLAYDRVHLTSYFDQPRPDLAMGRIEDYQAWGIRVVMEKATHIDREQKTVHTATRALKYDTLVLATGSYPFVPPIQGKDAEGCFVYRTIEDLDAIHAYAQTSKEGVVIGGGLLGLEAAGALKALGIKTHVVEFAPRLMPVQVDEQGGKLLKKKIENMGIAVHTSTATQSIDLDGNKVKGLTFADGKSIEAQMVIFSAGIRPRDELARASGLEVGERGGITINEACQTSDPSVYAIGECALYKGRIYGLVAPGYTMARVVADQLTGGSSEFTGADMSTKLKLLGVDVGSFGDAFAQTSGSEEMFFTDPLKGTYKKLVLSADGKKVLGGVLVGDCSDYSNLHSLFSNAMDIPGGPEHLLVPAPAGGGTQVKATLPMTATVCSCENVSKGSICEAVVGGAQDIPSIKKCTRAGTGCGGCVPMVTDILKEQLLLLGQEVNNNICEHFDYSRQELFDVIRIKEYRTFGEVLEKHGHGMGCEICKPAVASILASLYNEYILKQEHAPLQDTNDRFLANMQKDGTYSVVPRVAGGEITPEKLIVLGEVARKYNLYCKITGGQRIDLLGARQEHLPEIWADLIAAGFESGHAYGKSLRTVKTCVGETWCRYGVQDSTTLGIKLEERYKGLRSPHKLKGGVSGCTRECAEAQGKDFGIIATEKGWNLYVAGNGGMKPKHALLLAADLDEATLVKYLDRFLMFYIRTADRLQRTSVWLEKLEGGMDYLKKVVVEDALGIGAELEAAMEKHVGTYHCEWKETLGNPEKMKHFSHFINTDESDDNVVMIEERGQIRPAFDFEKADLLPMISGD
- a CDS encoding bifunctional nitrate reductase/sulfite reductase flavoprotein subunit alpha; protein product: MTQTPHTVKTVCPYCGVGCGMILQVEDGAVTRVVGDTSHPANGGRLCTKGLTSFQVLSHPGRLKEALVRDTREGTRLPVPMQDAIQQTADRLRHIIDTHGPDAFAFYLSGQISTEAQYLASKLAKGFIRTNNVETNSRLCMSSAAAGYKLSLGSDAPPGSYEDIENSDLFVVIGSNMADCHPILFLRVLDQVKARGAKLVVIDPRKTATAEKADFYLAIKPGTDLAFLNGLLHLLIENHHTDSAFIREYTEGYAELKTFVQDYTPEKVSEITGIPEQALRQTAKLIGEAREFITFWTMGLNQSTHGTWHTNAIVNLHLATGKICRTGSGPFSLTGQPNAMGGREVGYMAHALPGQRVIASADDRAFIENVWKVPAGTIQPRPGLDAVPMFEAMRDGKIKALWVIGSNPVVTMPNRQNTLLGLKKAELIIVQDTFLETETGSYADILLPGALWAEAEGTMINSERNVTLMKQVVDAPGEALPDWQIITEIARAMGYAEHFNYSSAAEVFEEIKQTWNPRTGYDLRGVSYERLQENPIQWPCAPEGDRRNPIRYLNDGVSQTLLTLPDGSQPELVFATDSGKARFLARPYLPPHELPDADFRFVLNTGRLPHQWHTLTKTGKIATLNKLNPETFIEVHPEDAAQLNVKNGDTLEVRSRRGKARLPVKVSKKVQPGQVFAPIHWNDLYGEDLCINALTSDARDPISLQPELKFCAVSLTKVAEKVPEVKAPVVAAVSARVAAPTPAPVPVLAGAAERIPMSTSDSPVDALRTMLGIRETVAVSFESHEESYLSGFLVGLGRSYSPQVPSVPILPANAPLTPTKRDWVNGLLAGMFSRGVPGVVLAGGAVSATAQAEPSYSQAQSILILYGSQTGNAEGIAQTVSDSLESQAISTRVLSMGDLTVEALQREHTVLLISSTYGDGDPPDNARPFWEELSEFEGTLSHLKYAVLALGDSNYDGFCQFGKNLDARMQALGCTPIYHRTDCDADYAGTATTWTRQMTRILSGQKAPEPAPGKAQTSKYSKANPFPARLVINRRLTGAGSQKDVRHFEFDLNGSGLTYEAGDALGVMPTNDPELVQEILLRQELSGKETVTVKEDQQQLFQALFRHHDICKPSMDFLQVLAEKTTDGKLRGLLDPERKADLKDFLWGKQIADLLALFPSKFTASELTSLLRPLQPRLYSISSSPRMDPNRVSLTVSVVRYAGSGKTRKGVASGFLADRAQVSSVPLFIQKNATFKLPKDQAAPVIMIGPGTGVAPFRAFLHDRQASGATGKNWLFFGEQKQNTDFLYHEELLTLQQRGILHKLDTAFSRDQKDKIYVQHRMLQQSKELFRWMQDGAHIYICGDASRMAKDVDTTLQQILIQEGGLSEDNARDYLKTLGQQKRYLRDVY
- a CDS encoding CmpA/NrtA family ABC transporter substrate-binding protein, whose protein sequence is MTRINRRQFIKAATVTAASAVPAVNFVKAQSKKIQLGFIALTDCASLVMAKELGYFEKYGVDVDIVKMASWAATRDALLTGDIQGAHCLFGMPFSVYNGIGGPAGKELPIAMMLNNNGQAITLESGFKGVGTDLKKVKDRVDGLIKSGKAPTFAMTFPGGTHDIWLRYWLAATEIDQSKVGIITIPPPQMVANMKVGNMDGFCVGEPWGGVAAQQGIGFTHITTQQIWKHHPEKALVLNKQFSERKDEVMAIMRAILDASAWLDNLANRRKAAAVIGASKYVNASAEVIQARLEGRYDMGEGIGTKQFLDDMMLFSRKGATNMPRHGHGVFFMAQYVRFGYLKKLPDVDKIAEKLILTDLYKQVAKDAGLKLPDDDMKPWTMTLDKAKFDPSKPEAYLKDHSI